From the Aedes aegypti strain LVP_AGWG unplaced genomic scaffold, AaegL5.0 Primary Assembly AGWG_AaegL5_hic_scaff_1978_PBJ_arrow, whole genome shotgun sequence genome, the window gaaacacaatcgcaactccgcgagaactattcgactgggcagtgaaacaaactgatacatgtatcaccaaattaaatttctgttatatatctaatgaacagtatgttaaaatgtcagaggaattgatggaattgtttgataaagttaaaactgtccctggtacccaaaaatatcattgttttatgcctattagtgatacacaaattgcagccaaacggtataccaattcagaggatgaaccaaaaatattcaatttattcagtaaagcccaaaaataatgtaaatattcatgtgcagatactacgttttaggatatatagcaataataaaaataatgatgcatgataaaaaaaaccactactttttttataagcataatattgaccctttccagacacctgttaagattggctttgaccaaataagaaataaaatattattgtgatatctttccaaccattaaaaacccatcggattgttagacggagttcattttctcataagcggtttggtgcgagatcaattgtatttaattaaaaaaaaactctgtataattccgttttatttttttttaactactcccaataaaacaaatataatctgttttgtgattaaaactcatttatcacttcaaaatatgagcatactagactatttaaagcgaaataaaaaaaaatcaaaaaaaaaatttggacttaaaaaattcgttgttagaaaaacttttttccctaaaatatgcccaatttgcaatgtatggacgacttttagtaaatttaattacgaaaattTTTGctaaaggatgatcaaaatctgaaatggccgttttttttaatcgactttaaagttttgaatcataccCTGCCCTTGGGTGATGGGATTGACGGTGATTAATCAAGTTGGCATTacatattgttgatattgtgaaattactctaatgtttattgatcgcgaaaattaatcgtaattataacttataaaatgtaagttaATCTAGTAGTTTAAGTTATATAATGACATGTGTTGCaatgcttaaatatattttacacttgatttatcacaccttcaacatgagtttagttactgtcgcatgatctaacaccaaataactacgcgtaatgctggaggaaccggcagggcctactaccagtctctactaacactcaaatcactaacaagactgggaaaccaacgatcaccttcatcagtagcactatttctaatagtaGTATTAGTTCAATATACACAAGTCGTTTTCAATAGTCCACGAGGCGCAAGAGTGGGTGCGTGTGGTCTCTGCGTCTCACACATTGAAAATAGACTTTTATATTAGGTTTACTAACAACGTAGTAATACTTACCTTGGTATAAGACCAATACTGTGGGTTGCCCTAATTGGCATGTTTAGGGGTATCTTGTTTTtgacatattctgattctacgttacaaactgagccagaatccaaagtttcataattttccacgccctggaactatttttaaaacacgtttgaatttagtatggaaatcgcgtttgaatcacccctcggcaaattttacttcgggacaagctgtcattatgtaaattgaaatgtcattgagtcgacgtaatgaaatctttttcaatcatttactatatcaaaaataagatattgaagcgcaataaaatcgtgttacacttagaaaaatgtgctctttcgatcaagctacaaagaactgtgaatttttcatcactaaacaacccaattcagCGCATCGCCTAAATCCGATGCCCATAGCGCTATTTGTTTTTTGTATATTCATAATTGcaattaaaaacatcataaacaataatttccaatgtttgagaaatattccaaaatgtgCTGATTTACGGCATTTTACAATATTGCGTTATCTAGTAAGGTTGTAGCGGAATTAGAGAAGTATTACTGATACAGGTATgtataataattagaaaactaatggcgctgttgttactgaaatgtttcattcttTACTGTcttttataaaataatataataggggtattcactaaaAGCTGCGTAAAGTGAGTATCTgcgtaactttggcaaagaaacatttcacatgaaatatTCCTTTTCTGATTCTATTTGACGTCAAATGAGGGATTTATAATCTAGTCACCCACTAAAAGTGTCTCAttataatgtcaaaaattgCTCGAACTTTATATAATTCGTTTTATATATGTTTTAAGGTACGATCTAAACGTAAGATTCATCCGTTCCTACATTATTATTGCAGGTAAACATTCAACCTAAAGCGAACTGTGAGTCCAATAAATAAAATACCAATATTTGTTTCTAGGGCTTCCGTGGATTCTGGAGCTGGTTCAGGAACATCTACGACTTTCATTTCATCAATTAATGACGATAAAGATAAAGTTACCCAACTATAGCTTAGAGTTTGATCTGTGTTGTGAAATTATATGTTTTGTCGGTCGCTTTTAATAAATGTTTAGCTTGATACCGATTTCAGGTTTCTGCATTATGTATGACAGTGTTGTTTGTCGTCAATCATTGGTCGAGTTTAGTCAAACACCACCCCCTCTCCGACCCAAATTTGATAGCTCCCTCCAACCAATGCATATACcaagaaaaaacaaataaacTCCTCTTAGAGGGCACTACTTGTAGACATTATATGACGTTTGGCATTCGCCAATATTCCATACTTATTGGGACACATAATAAAACCAACTATAAGCTGCAAACATCCGGTTTAACCACGTAAAAAGTCAAAAGAAACGGGGGTGAAATAGGTATGGTATATTGCATGTTACAATTAATTGTTTGCACTTGTACTTGTAGTCAAGTATTTTTGTTCATTCTGGAGGTTCTTTTGCTTTCAGCCACACGAAAATGtacgaaaataaaattgaaaacgtttatTTGGATTGGCATTTGTCATTTTTCCGAAGAGTTCTCAGCTTTCTTGGATTGAAAGACCGTTGAACGTCATTattctgaaatgtttcattggtTATTTATGCAATATCATGAAACATTTAAGATAATCAATTTACCATGATTTACGCCGCGCTTTACGTTGtttagtgaatacccctaatatttttgaacagaatgctGTAATTTATAACTTATTTAATTCTCTAAACATTTTTGCACTACCTTGCATCCACACCAACACTGGCGACATTAGCGTTCTTTGGGTAGTATTTCTGTTATGTAGTAGTAACCTCTGCCGTTTTCATTCTAACgatcataacataattatcgtgagcgtagtagtggaaataacatagaAGTAGCTTTTGTGTTTGTAGTTAAGGTACCATGGTATTAGTTGAatcctgtcctttggttcagaatggggtacgggcgcgttctgccaactcggcagaacagaggcagatttcttgtgtgaacaagttacaacatggacgttctaaagtgccagaatgaagtgttgagcttgtggggagcacttgaagatggagtggaaggtcattacttcgcgttcgtgctATACTTCTCCATATCTATAAAACTATATACAATAATcgacccttagcttaactatttaaattatcagttgcaaatacaataatctttTTGAGCtaactaacatgtcgtcgcgttaatttcatcataatgatcttttatcaacattcgtcgaaccattctgaatggccgttttGAGAATATCatcaagaacttctcacatgcaataaagctggattgtcctacattgaaacattaaGATTTTTGCTCTATCGGATAAATTTTATGTGGTTCATAATcagtttcagggattgttatcgtgggaatccaaagagcgaattttgtatgacttcagtgtaggccaatactgcaataaagcatgttacaatcactaacatttcttctctccctatccttgttttcatattcAACCCGCCACTACCACGAGCAACAATGCAATGTAAACAGCGTAATGGCCGAGGAAACGCGGATACGGGAACGATCGTCGGAACCAACGGACCAACGAAGGATTGCAGCAACCTCCAGCTAAATGAGACAAGTATCCAATATAACAGTCTAATTTGGTTCAGacttaaacaaaaatttaacatTTGTATTACATGGATAATGATAACTATTTACACCCTGACAGAACTGCCTATCTCAAAAATAGGTAGAAGGGCGGGACGATGGTGCGAGCCTACCCACTCTGTCATCGGTGGGCGTCGGGCGTGCTAACTGGTATAGCATGGCCTATGGGGCTCTGCCTGCACAAATCATGTTTTCTTTCTCTTTCACTTTTTTGTGAATTGCTAACAACAATGCCATTAaagtaaatccaatacaaaaATGCAGTGCAGAACCTCATAACGCCTTTTTCGGTAAACGTATTTCCCAGCGTGGGGTTTATAGGGATGTTTGTGTAAACAAAGCAGATTGCCCATGGCTAGGGGTGCGTTGATATTAGCAGATTAGcagactttaaagttttgaatcattgttttttcggtgtagaaaatgtttttttcattttttcaatatttttctaaaacttcaggaaatttcacgacagtcccccatacaacactttttgtaggtcttaccgttttcgagttatacgggtttataaaaaaagtaaaaaaaaactttgacccttttcaaatgttagtctagatcgattttgaaaatacaaaatatgcaaagtatcttagtttcacatacttttgacatccagaaagtttcattgaattctgaaggggtgctgccaatccctttgtcgagttggcgtgaaatccgtcacaATGTATTTTGGCGTggatatatcatggatcgcatcactaaTCATAGGTGATTTCCAGATCCTTATCTACATTGTTTTCATTTCCATAATAGCTGTTGAGATGCAGGAGAtgcttcggtctctagtaagaatggttgtctaactaacattccatcctttcccccgatgaccgtaaagaCGTAGCCAGCGCCGTTAATGACTTtaaaattttgagctctcgatttgtgcacattaaagtggcattttaaatagctaatcccaagcctcatgaatctctgtgcaactttgaTTGTTCTGGTCTACGGTCATCTAGGCTCATGTTCAGGCTCATGCtcagatgcctttccccatgcAAAATAAAAAGATTTAAATTATGTTACTCAACTGTGAACATATAGACCAGTATAAAAATCATAGGAATTAGTCAGAACCTTAggatacaaacaactttgccgaaaacaccaaccttctaacCCATCGAGACCTTGAAATATAGAAGGTTAaagataatttattttcaattcacTGTCTGGTTTGtcaatggtctaatccaccgatGTACTAAATTagctcggtctgagaattgtgacacttgagcggggcacgctcccgtatgatccccacgtgatTTGGCCCGCTCTAGTGCacatgtcaaaattcttcgaccgagtcagTTTAGTACACCAATGGATAATaccatggtctaatccaccggtgtactaaatttactcggtctgagaattgtgacacttgagcggggcacgctcccgtatgatccccacgtgatctggacccgctctagtgtcaaaattcttcgaccgagtcagtttagtacaccagtggataagaccatagggtcctaaagtcctgtcctaattttagtaccaaacgattaagtttaggtcagaatcacatgtttactcaatttttgtatgattttcgttggtttacggccaaaaaatattgttttcagatttttgagattttgtcacacacaCTTAGATtcttttcacgagctcggctgtgcgaatctcggtttcccgattttaaccgagactcagctaacaaactgtccggttgcttagcaacgaagctcgatttactgatactcggcttttatttgccgagatcccaggaaatttgtttgccgactactcggctgtgcggatctcggttaaaataagccgagattcggcattctgaattaagtgtgcaccctttggtttaaactcaaattttgggtgtattttgttttccgtgttccttccgaaatgtcacaccctttggtttaaactcaaattttgggtgtattttgttttccgtgtttaAAAGATAagcccctgtggcgtttttgccgactcagtgaatgtcaaacatgatctaaagtgtcaaagttcaaatttgaacctatttttgaaatttaattttaaatgtgaTTTGACCGTTATTTGAacaggaaaaattgctaaagtggtTGCAAGAACATTCTCTTTCgtcttattaaataaaaacaagatttcattaaaaattttaggaccctattgaattGTAAGCATGTCTGTATCACCACATAGCGGAtgcagggtgggtgtacggctgtcaactacaaacaaagctcgcctaacaatcatctctcacgcgggccgtcccaaacagcatcatttCTCTCGCGGGCCGGttaaacagcacaggtcgaaaacgCGGGTCATGCCAGGtagcaaatgctgatgcttttcaacactcaaacagcgggatgtcTAGCAGCGTTCTGAGCCACACGAacacacccacaaaacatgaacggtaggcgcacctcgttgcgtataccccccctgaGCGGATGAATCCCCAATCACTTCCAGAAAGCccaaccttctagcttatcAGGTTCTCGAGATgaagaattgaagaaaatttgttgctAGCGCCATTTATTTGATGATAATATTTGTTACTGACAGAaagcgtttgtttttttttttgagcaacGATGCCGAAGACAACAACCTTCACGGTCGTTTGCgtttaccctttaatgggtaaaaattcacccatttccgctagaagtgcctctccacatttaatgagtaaacacggtttactctttaaagagtaaaagcggtttctgtcaatggatgggtatttttttacccCTTGTAAAGatgttgaatgttttacaaaatgggtaaaaatttaccctttttgtcaaaaatattttgctgGGCGTTTCAGTATAATGCAAACAAGGGAATTTCATcgtgtaaattaaaaaaatcaatattgcgcatttctttcatcactggactatcacagaagtttttacaagtgcggaaacgctaataaaaaTGCGCAATTACATCAAATCgtgtaggtgtcttcgggggacttattcttcggaaatcaaagaataagtgctctgaagacaccaacaggattcaatgcaatcccgcacttttattcacactttcgcacttatgaggccgcacttcgcagtccagttgtgaaagaaatacacaataataaacattaatttattccgtttttattatAATCTACCTTTGGTTACACATTTATTATTGTGAATGCTGCGTCCTGCTTTTTTTCAAGTTCGTCATTTTTTTCGGTCGTAGATCTggaaaaatgaaagaaatttgaaataattaacaTACAATTTCAACGTTTCTATATGAATATGGTATTCTCCAACAATATTGTACTTACTTGCGGGTACTTGGCGTCCTGGAAGATGATAAttttaacaataatttcaaCGGATCAACAAGCGGCTCTTCCGACAACTGATGGTGGTCGCGCAGGATTGATTTTTCGATTTCAACtaatttttcacccattaatgAGTAAAAATTTACCCGTTTTTGCACTGTGTGCAAGTTCAAAAAAAGAGTATATTTTTACCCTTTTCATGATTGTGAAATTCCCCATTTTATGACAGAAATGATTGCTATTTgaaaatgggtattttttaccctttaaagggtattcgcaaaccacCGTGTTCTAGCTCACTGTAACTTTCtacttatttataaataaacaacaaGTGTCTAGTTTGGTAGTTGAGCTAATAAGACAGCCCTTCGTGTATTTGCTCTGCGTtttatgagcctctgtacgtgccataaattcttttgttctcatgacttttactgtgcgccgtgtgttggtgctgtctcactctctctcacgggcattttgaaaacagggcgcacagtaaaagtcaaacgttttatagcatgcataggctgaTGCTTTACAAACTGTCATACAAtgttttcttcttttcttcttaTCGATCGCCAATTGTCAAACCAGTTGCATCAGCTGAAGGGGTTTGGCCCTTAGTGTCGAAACCTTTAACATCGAAAATGATCTTACACTCACCAGTCTTAAGATAAAAGAATGATACAGCTTGCTACCCCAAGGCAATTCGGAATAACTCAGGAAACCACTTGAACAATCCTGGTGGCGACTGTGAGGAACTTAGAGACCTCTTGCCTGAAAAACGAGACCAGGTCTCTTATTAGAATTaaaaagagaccgaaaagagaccaaactGTGATCGGGAAAACAAAAGGAGCCAGGAGGTAAGTTTGAttgttcagaaattatttcccatggaattcctccaagaatcttAACTCTTAAGAAATTGCTCAACTTTTGGTTTTAAACACTTTTTACTATATTATGCGAACGACGCgacactcgcccccgcaggtgCAAGTGGCGCGATCAAAGGATTAAACACTACTCGCATTCTAAAGATCTAACACTGCTACCAATAGTAATCGCGACAACACTCCCTCACTGCACAAGACGGTTAACACGATCAAACTTGCATCACTGCTTGCCATTCGCTAGAGCAAGCATACGCGCGACCAACACCTtctaaggatcaaacactactaaagTCCCTATAAAAATTTTGTAGTATCAACAAGCTTTCATATTTCCATGAATTTGTTTAAAGTATCCTCTAAAAGATCCCAAAATTACCGGAgtcgaaatttgttttcaaacctaAAACAAAGGTAACTAATTCTGTCCCTTATGACCATATAAGACCAAGTATCGAACAAAGGAGAAAGACGAAGACGTGATGCTTTTAAAAATGCCCGCAAACAAGAATatacaaatttttaatattcttggTTAAATATGAAGTTCTTTCTCATCACAATATGCGCTCTAATACtggtaaaaattcaaaaatatattgtccCACGATTTCATAGATCAACCACATGATGCTGTTTAGCGTATTCCCACATAAAAATAGCACCAGTAACGTGAACATTCAAAGACCGAACCACTCCGAACTGTGGAATTTCCGCTATTATATCCAAATGGGAAATTATGTGCGCAGGAAGTCCTTCCTTCTCATGCCTACGAATacgaaaagaaaaatattacCTTAGAGCTTTAAACATTTTTCTGAATGACAAACTCACCCCAGCACCAGAATCGAGCGTTTCGGAAATTCTATCTGTTGTATCGGTCGGCTTCCAGTCGTTTGTTCTGCACCAACGACAGAGTATCCTTTTGATTTCATCTCCAGCAAATAGTCGACAATCTGGAAGGATTTCAGCTCCGCAACGTTCAACCACTTTTCCGCAGTCATACTGTGGGGTTTATAAACGatcaaatttaaatgaaaatcacTTACTGAAGTTTTTTTGAAGCTCACCTCAGCGCTTGGAATTCTTTGTTCTCCAAATCCTTCAACGAATTAACGATGTACTGTTTCACCGCGAATATTTCGCTGCTGCGAGCTAAGCCACCTAAATTTGGCGCTCTGTTGACTAGACTTGCTACAACGATCAAGCCCTCGACATTGccctgaaagattttttaatgattattaatcatattttcaaattttatcagcaGAAAATACTTACTTTCTTTTTCAAGCGCAGCTTCTCTGGCAAATTCGTAAGCAGTTCCAACGTTGGCTCCAAACACTTCAGCGGGACTATCTTTTTCTGAATATGATCTGCTCCGCCAAAACCTTGGTTCAGGAACAAATTCTCCTTCCTCTCACTAGTCAAATAATCGAATTTCAGGGCGTCCCCCAAATTAACTTCGCTCAACCGCAATGTTTCAAAACACTCCCTAAGAATTTTAGTCCCAACAACATCCTCCGAAGCCATCCCAGACACTTTGGGAATATTGTGGAACACGTTTTCCAGCGTCAGCAGATTGTCGTAATCGAAGATGCTGTTGAAGCGGAAGTCTTTCATACATTTCTCCAAATTCTTCTCCACGTTGCCTTGCTTGAGGTAACTGTTGATTGCACTGAAAATGTTACTAAAAGGGCATTGGTCTGGTTTGGTGGGCTTATCGTAGAACTTTTCCAACAGTTTGGATATGGTGATCTGTGCGTACAAGCGCGTAGAAAAGTTCTGTGCCATAGTCCACGGCAACAAAAAGTTGATGTATTCCGCGTCGAGGTAGTTGGTTTTGCAGCATCGTAACCATAGAATGACGAACACTGACTGCACGCCGGACACTTTGACTTTGTCATTCTTGAGGGAGTTGATAATGGTTAGAGTATCGATTGTTGAGTCTGCAAGAATCAACTCGATGAGGTAGTTGATGTTCGGTTGATTTGTCTCGT encodes:
- the LOC5569153 gene encoding probable methyltransferase TARBP1 — its product is MLVEKFLQITKAKERYYADSQTHRHKLRIVQALCVVIKLTGTKPYSLLDIVLYETNQPNINYLIELILADSTIDTLTIINSLKNDKVKVSGVQSVFVILWLRCCKTNYLDAEYINFLLPWTMAQNFSTRLYAQITISKLLEKFYDKPTKPDQCPFSNIFSAINSYLKQGNVEKNLEKCMKDFRFNSIFDYDNLLTLENVFHNIPKVSGMASEDVVGTKILRECFETLRLSEVNLGDALKFDYLTSERKENLFLNQGFGGADHIQKKIVPLKCLEPTLELLTNLPEKLRLKKKGNVEGLIVVASLVNRAPNLGGLARSSEIFAVKQYIVNSLKDLENKEFQALSMTAEKWLNVAELKSFQIVDYLLEMKSKGYSVVGAEQTTGSRPIQQIEFPKRSILVLGHEKEGLPAHIISHLDIIAEIPQFGVVRSLNVHVTGAIFMWEYAKQHHVVDL